Within the Micromonospora citrea genome, the region GTGCCTCTCCCATCAGCGGGACAGTAGCCGATCGAGATACACCGCCACCCCGTCGTCGTCGTTGCGCAGCGTCACCTCGTCGGCGGCGGCGCGGACAATCGGGTGCGCGTTGGAGACGGCCACCCGGGCCCAGCCGGCCCACGCGAACATCGGCAGGTCGTTGGGCATGTCGCCGAAGACCAGCACTTCGGCCGGGTCGACGCCGAGCCGCTGCGCCACGACGGTCAGCCCGGTGGACTTGTCCACCCCCGGTGGGCAGATCTCGACGAAGCCCAGCCCCGCCTGGGTGAGCGTGGCGACCTCCGGCGGGACGATCTGCCGGGCGACGGCGAGCAGCTCGTCGACGTGGTGGTCGGCGGTCCGGACGAACGCCTTGATCACGTCGCAGGAGAGGCAGTCGGCGCGGCTGCGCGCCTCGAACGCGTCCTGGTAGGGCCAGCTCGGGTGGTAGTCGCCCCAGAGCGGCGCGTCGTGCTCGTCCGACGCCTCGACCATCACCGTCAGCGGCCCGACCGCCGCCTCCAGGTCGGCCAGCAGTGCGGCCAGCACGTCGGCGGGGAGGCGCTCGTCGCGCAGCACCATCGGCCCGGCGGGGTCGCTCTGGTCGACCACCCGCCCGCCGCCGGCCATCACCAGGAAGTCCGCCGCGCGGATGTCGTTGCGGGTCAGCTCGGCGAGCCGGGGCCCGCGGCCGGTCGCGCCGACCACCGGGATCCCGGCGGCGCGCACCCGGTCGAGCACCTCGTGGGTGTACGCGGAGACGGTCTCGTCGCTGCGGACGAGCGTCCCGTCGAGATCGGTGGCGATCAGCTTGGGCAGGCCCGGGCGGGTCATCGTTCCTCCTTCGCCCGCCGCCGTCGCAACCAGCCGTTTCGGTCGTCGGTGCCTCGACCCTGAGTGACGGCGGGCAGCAACCGTACCTCGCGCGACGGGACACAACCATTGCCTTTCGGCGAATGCGGTGCCAACGGACGACGGCCCGGCGGTGTCCTCGCCCGGGGGCCATGCGGCGGGCCGTACGGTGGGCGGATGGAA harbors:
- a CDS encoding HAD family hydrolase, which gives rise to MTRPGLPKLIATDLDGTLVRSDETVSAYTHEVLDRVRAAGIPVVGATGRGPRLAELTRNDIRAADFLVMAGGGRVVDQSDPAGPMVLRDERLPADVLAALLADLEAAVGPLTVMVEASDEHDAPLWGDYHPSWPYQDAFEARSRADCLSCDVIKAFVRTADHHVDELLAVARQIVPPEVATLTQAGLGFVEICPPGVDKSTGLTVVAQRLGVDPAEVLVFGDMPNDLPMFAWAGWARVAVSNAHPIVRAAADEVTLRNDDDGVAVYLDRLLSR